A region of uncultured Acidilobus sp. JCHS DNA encodes the following proteins:
- a CDS encoding Dehydrogenases with different specificities (related to short-chain alcohol dehydrogenases), producing the protein MADDRPLAGKVALVTGGDRGIGKAIALRLAKMGADIAITYRKRAEEAAEALREVEAEGVRAVSVQADLGVAEQAIEAVRAVRARLGPVSILVNNAGVGFASPFEEIELESWRRQIEVNLNGAYLVTRESLKDMLSAGWGRIIFMSSVAGLRGVEFLSAYSAAKAGLIGLARALAAEVASKGITVNVVAPGFVGTRLGLSYFQWLDQRLARKPGESLKEFLSRIPPRRLVTEEEVAAVVAFLASPDASGVNGQVIVVDAGASLGLG; encoded by the coding sequence ATGGCTGATGACCGCCCCCTCGCTGGCAAGGTAGCGCTGGTCACAGGCGGGGACAGGGGAATAGGGAAGGCCATAGCTTTAAGGCTGGCTAAGATGGGGGCTGACATAGCTATAACGTACAGGAAGAGGGCTGAGGAAGCCGCTGAGGCCCTTAGGGAGGTGGAGGCTGAGGGAGTGAGGGCCGTCAGCGTCCAGGCCGACCTAGGCGTTGCTGAGCAGGCCATAGAGGCCGTGAGGGCCGTGAGGGCCAGGCTTGGACCCGTCTCAATACTTGTTAACAACGCGGGCGTCGGCTTTGCCTCCCCCTTTGAGGAGATTGAGCTGGAGTCCTGGAGGAGGCAGATAGAAGTAAATCTCAACGGCGCGTACCTGGTCACCAGGGAGTCGCTAAAGGACATGCTAAGCGCTGGCTGGGGAAGGATTATCTTCATGTCAAGCGTGGCGGGTCTGAGGGGCGTTGAGTTCCTGTCAGCCTACTCGGCAGCAAAGGCAGGGCTCATAGGCCTGGCCAGGGCGCTGGCCGCCGAGGTGGCGTCAAAGGGCATCACGGTGAACGTCGTCGCGCCTGGCTTCGTAGGGACCAGGCTTGGGCTAAGCTACTTCCAGTGGCTCGACCAGAGGCTGGCCAGGAAGCCCGGGGAGTCGCTGAAGGAGTTCCTGTCAAGGATACCCCCAAGGAGGCTCGTGACTGAGGAGGAGGTGGCTGCCGTCGTCGCCTTCCTAGCAAGCCCTGACGCAAGCGGCGTCAACGGCCAGGTAATAGTTGTGGACGCCGGCGCCTCCTTAGGCCTAGGATAG
- a CDS encoding RNase P subunit RPR2 produces the protein MTDVVDIVLEDAQRLLAEAARAALEGDYERSSRINELVLRMAQANRVRLPREMKISICKRCHVSLVPGVTLSVRTRSQGRHKYIVRRCMVCGYIHRLPLS, from the coding sequence GTGACGGACGTAGTTGATATCGTGCTTGAGGACGCTCAGAGGCTTCTCGCTGAGGCGGCGAGGGCCGCCCTCGAGGGCGACTACGAGAGGTCATCAAGGATTAACGAGCTAGTCCTAAGGATGGCACAGGCGAACAGGGTGAGGCTGCCAAGGGAGATGAAGATCTCTATCTGTAAGAGGTGCCACGTCTCCCTCGTACCTGGCGTGACCCTCTCAGTAAGGACTAGGTCCCAGGGCAGGCACAAGTACATAGTGAGGAGGTGCATGGTCTGCGGCTACATACACAGGCTTCCACTATCCTAG
- a CDS encoding DNA ligase I, ATP-dependent (dnl1) produces MADFKFEEIAKTFASMEGITSRTQLTQLLAGLLKRTPPDAIDKVVYLIQGKLGPDWKGIPELGVGEKLLIQAVAMAYGKTEGEVSKLVDKLGDPGKVAEQLAQAGGHVKSSLAAFMGGGGAQLTVSRVFESFMKIAYAVGEASRDLKLRVMAGLLKDAKPVEARYIVRFVEGRLRLGIGDATILDALAVAYGGGSAAREIIERAYNLRADLGEIARLVAMNGVESLKGIKPEIGTPIRPMLAERASDVREILTKVGGRAFVEYKYDGERGQIHKDGDKVKIFSRRLEDITAMYPDVVEGIKSAIKAERAIVEGEIVGIDPDTGEFRPFQELMQRRRKYDIEKMMKEVPTRVFLFDVLMKDSEDLTMTPLPYRRKVLESILEPNDRVTLANYIESSNPDEIMNFFLQAVSEGAEGVMIKAVHDESIYRAGVRGWLWVKFKRDYRSEMTDTVDLVAVGAFYGKGKRGGKLGTLLMAAYDPKSDVFKTVCKVGTGFTDEDINKMYDLFSPYIIDHRHPRVVSSLEADVWFEPVKVAEIIGAELTLSPAHTCCMGAVREGAGISIRFPRFIRWRDDKGPEDATTEEELLEMYKRQLRKIEEKPAAEEA; encoded by the coding sequence ATGGCAGACTTCAAGTTCGAGGAGATAGCTAAGACGTTCGCTAGCATGGAGGGAATAACTTCAAGGACTCAGCTGACCCAGCTCCTGGCAGGCCTCCTGAAGAGGACACCCCCTGACGCTATAGACAAGGTCGTCTACCTGATACAGGGGAAGCTGGGGCCCGACTGGAAGGGCATACCCGAGCTGGGCGTCGGGGAGAAGCTGCTCATACAGGCCGTAGCTATGGCCTACGGCAAGACCGAGGGCGAGGTCTCCAAGCTCGTAGACAAGCTAGGGGACCCGGGCAAGGTGGCCGAGCAGCTGGCCCAGGCAGGAGGCCACGTCAAGAGCAGCCTCGCTGCCTTCATGGGCGGGGGTGGGGCCCAGCTAACCGTGTCAAGGGTCTTCGAGTCCTTTATGAAGATAGCCTATGCCGTGGGCGAGGCGAGCAGGGACCTCAAGCTGAGGGTCATGGCTGGCCTCCTAAAGGACGCCAAGCCCGTTGAAGCGAGGTACATAGTTCGCTTCGTTGAGGGACGGCTTAGGCTCGGCATAGGGGACGCTACCATACTTGATGCACTGGCCGTGGCCTATGGGGGCGGGAGCGCTGCAAGGGAAATCATAGAGAGGGCCTACAACCTGAGGGCCGACCTGGGCGAGATAGCCAGGCTCGTGGCCATGAACGGTGTGGAGTCCCTTAAGGGGATCAAGCCCGAGATAGGCACCCCCATAAGGCCCATGCTGGCAGAGAGGGCCAGCGACGTCAGGGAGATACTCACAAAGGTCGGAGGCAGGGCCTTCGTTGAGTACAAGTACGATGGGGAGAGGGGCCAGATACATAAGGACGGCGACAAGGTCAAGATATTCTCAAGGAGGCTCGAGGACATAACGGCCATGTACCCTGACGTTGTGGAGGGCATTAAGAGCGCCATCAAGGCGGAGAGGGCGATCGTTGAGGGCGAGATAGTGGGCATAGACCCTGACACGGGCGAGTTCAGGCCCTTCCAGGAGCTTATGCAGAGGAGGAGGAAGTACGACATAGAGAAGATGATGAAGGAGGTGCCGACCAGGGTCTTCCTGTTCGACGTACTCATGAAAGACAGCGAGGACCTCACGATGACGCCCTTGCCCTACAGGAGGAAGGTGCTGGAGTCCATACTCGAGCCTAACGACAGGGTCACGTTGGCGAACTACATAGAGAGCTCGAACCCTGACGAGATAATGAACTTCTTCCTGCAGGCCGTCTCAGAGGGAGCGGAGGGGGTAATGATAAAGGCCGTCCACGACGAGAGCATCTACAGGGCTGGCGTCAGGGGCTGGCTCTGGGTTAAGTTCAAGAGGGACTACAGGAGCGAGATGACCGACACCGTCGACCTCGTGGCCGTTGGAGCCTTCTACGGGAAGGGCAAGAGGGGCGGGAAGCTCGGGACCCTGCTAATGGCGGCCTACGACCCGAAGAGCGACGTGTTTAAGACGGTCTGCAAGGTCGGCACAGGCTTCACAGACGAGGACATAAATAAGATGTATGACCTGTTCAGCCCTTACATAATTGATCACAGGCACCCGCGGGTAGTCTCAAGCCTTGAGGCCGACGTCTGGTTTGAGCCAGTCAAGGTGGCCGAAATAATAGGGGCTGAGCTTACCCTCTCGCCAGCGCACACCTGTTGCATGGGTGCGGTGCGCGAGGGCGCAGGCATATCGATAAGGTTCCCGAGGTTCATAAGGTGGAGGGACGACAAGGGCCCTGAGGACGCGACCACCGAGGAGGAGCTCCTGGAGATGTATAAGAGACAGCTGAGGAAGATAGAGGAGAAGCCAGCGGCAGAGGAGGCCTAA
- a CDS encoding ribosomal protein S10(archaeal)/S20(eukaryotic), whose amino-acid sequence MAAFNVRIWLWSTNPRSLEQVVQQIKDIAQKTGAPMRGPVPLPTKRLEVPIFRLPHGEGSKHWEHWEMRIHKRLIDIEADERVLRRLMRIQVPPDVYIEIKSSR is encoded by the coding sequence ATGGCGGCATTCAACGTTAGGATATGGCTGTGGAGCACCAACCCAAGGAGCCTCGAACAGGTAGTACAGCAGATAAAAGACATAGCGCAGAAGACCGGGGCCCCGATGAGGGGTCCTGTGCCGCTTCCCACGAAGAGGCTCGAGGTCCCCATATTCAGGCTGCCCCACGGCGAGGGCAGCAAGCACTGGGAGCACTGGGAGATGAGGATACATAAGAGGCTTATAGACATAGAGGCTGACGAGAGGGTCCTCAGGAGGCTCATGAGGATCCAGGTTCCCCCGGACGTTTACATAGAGATTAAGTCAAGCAGATGA
- a CDS encoding translation elongation factor EF-1 alpha: MNLVVIGHIDHGKSTLTGHLLFRLGFIDSKVMQQIEEQAKQAGKESFKYAWVLDKMKEERERGITIDLSFMRFETKKYYFTIIDAPGHRDFVKNMITGASQADAALLVVSARKGEFEAGMSPEGQTREHVLLARTLGIEQVIVAVNKMDAPDVSYSQQRYNEIVNTLKKYFKSIGYNPDVIPFVPVSAWTGENLIERSPNTPWYNGPTLVEAFDNLKLPPKPVDKPLRLPIQGVLSIPGAGTVVTGRVETGVLKPGDKVMIMPAGIVADVKSIQMHYQDLPQAEPGDNVGVALRGVEKSQVKRGDVIGRTDAPPTVAEEFTARVVIVWHPSAVAVGYTPVIHVHTASVASRITEIVAKLDPRTGNPVEQHPQFLKAGDTAIVKFKPIKPLVIEKFSDFPQLGRFAMRDMGRTIGIGVVVDVKPAKVEVKK, translated from the coding sequence TTGAACCTAGTGGTGATAGGTCACATAGACCACGGTAAGAGCACCCTGACGGGTCACCTGCTCTTCAGGCTCGGGTTCATCGACTCCAAGGTCATGCAGCAGATAGAGGAGCAGGCCAAGCAGGCGGGCAAGGAGTCATTCAAGTACGCGTGGGTACTCGACAAGATGAAGGAGGAGAGGGAGAGGGGCATCACGATAGACCTCTCGTTCATGAGGTTCGAGACCAAGAAGTACTACTTTACGATCATAGACGCCCCAGGCCATAGGGACTTCGTCAAGAACATGATAACCGGCGCCAGCCAGGCTGACGCGGCGCTCCTCGTGGTCTCTGCCAGGAAGGGAGAGTTCGAGGCCGGCATGAGCCCTGAGGGGCAGACACGTGAGCACGTGCTCCTGGCGAGGACCCTGGGCATAGAGCAGGTCATAGTGGCCGTTAACAAGATGGACGCCCCTGACGTAAGCTACAGCCAACAGAGGTACAACGAGATAGTGAACACCCTCAAGAAGTACTTCAAGAGTATTGGGTACAACCCTGACGTCATACCGTTCGTGCCCGTGAGCGCCTGGACCGGTGAGAACCTTATAGAGAGGAGCCCCAACACGCCATGGTACAACGGCCCCACGCTGGTTGAGGCCTTTGACAACCTCAAGCTGCCGCCCAAGCCTGTCGACAAGCCGCTGAGGCTCCCCATCCAGGGCGTCCTGAGCATACCCGGCGCTGGAACCGTGGTGACCGGCAGGGTGGAGACGGGCGTTCTCAAGCCAGGCGACAAGGTCATGATAATGCCGGCAGGCATAGTGGCTGACGTGAAGAGCATCCAGATGCACTACCAGGACCTGCCGCAGGCCGAGCCTGGCGACAACGTTGGCGTTGCCCTCAGGGGCGTCGAGAAGAGCCAGGTGAAGAGGGGTGACGTAATCGGCCGCACTGACGCGCCGCCGACCGTGGCCGAGGAGTTCACCGCAAGGGTGGTCATAGTGTGGCATCCGAGCGCCGTAGCCGTGGGGTACACGCCAGTGATACACGTCCACACGGCCTCGGTGGCCTCAAGGATAACCGAGATAGTTGCTAAGCTGGACCCGAGGACTGGCAACCCGGTAGAGCAGCACCCGCAGTTCCTGAAGGCCGGCGACACCGCTATAGTGAAGTTCAAGCCCATAAAGCCGCTTGTGATTGAGAAGTTCAGCGACTTCCCGCAGCTCGGAAGGTTCGCTATGAGGGACATGGGCAGGACCATAGGGATAGGGGTAGTAGTTGACGTAAAGCCGGCCAAGGTTGAGGTCAAGAAGTGA
- a CDS encoding ribosomal protein S7(archaeal)/S5(eukaryotic): protein MSQESKVPDPAVVGSGAASVRLFGKWDWAGVEVRDPSLKKYISLRPVLLPHTGGRHEHRRFGKAEVPIVERLINRLMYPGKNGGKKALAYNIVKAAFEIIHAETGENPIQVLVRAIENAAPREETTRIMYGGIIYRVSVDVSAQRRVDLALRFITEGARLCAFGSPKSIEECLAEEIMAASRGDPSSYAIRQKEEIERIALSSR, encoded by the coding sequence ATGTCGCAGGAGTCCAAGGTGCCAGACCCAGCAGTGGTGGGCTCCGGGGCAGCCAGTGTAAGGCTCTTCGGCAAGTGGGACTGGGCAGGCGTTGAGGTGAGGGACCCCAGCCTCAAGAAGTACATAAGCCTGAGGCCTGTCCTACTGCCGCACACCGGGGGTAGACACGAGCACAGGCGCTTTGGCAAGGCCGAGGTGCCCATCGTTGAGAGGCTGATAAACAGGCTGATGTACCCTGGCAAGAACGGCGGCAAGAAGGCGCTGGCCTATAACATAGTAAAGGCGGCCTTTGAAATCATCCACGCAGAGACGGGCGAGAATCCAATACAGGTCCTGGTCAGGGCCATTGAGAACGCGGCTCCCAGGGAGGAGACCACGAGGATAATGTACGGCGGCATAATCTACAGGGTCTCAGTCGACGTCTCGGCCCAGAGGAGGGTCGACCTGGCGCTGAGGTTCATAACCGAGGGGGCCAGGCTCTGCGCTTTCGGAAGCCCTAAGAGCATCGAGGAGTGTCTCGCCGAGGAGATAATGGCGGCGTCGCGCGGCGACCCCTCAAGCTATGCGATAAGGCAGAAGGAGGAAATAGAGAGGATAGCGCTCAGCTCCAGGTAA
- a CDS encoding ribosomal protein S23 (S12), whose amino-acid sequence MPEGPNGLFAARKLRKSRLKFRWAKREFKVRSLKLKERYDPLEGAPMARGIVLEKVGIPSRQPNAALRKCVRVQLVKNKKVVTAFVPRDGGILFIDEHDEVIIEGIGGPKGRAMGDIPGVKYKVIAVNGVSLDALWKGKKQKVKR is encoded by the coding sequence TTGCCAGAGGGACCAAATGGGCTCTTCGCGGCCAGGAAGCTCAGGAAGAGCAGGCTCAAGTTCAGGTGGGCTAAGAGGGAGTTCAAGGTCAGGTCGCTTAAGCTTAAGGAGAGGTACGACCCGCTAGAGGGCGCCCCTATGGCAAGGGGCATAGTCCTGGAGAAGGTGGGCATACCTTCAAGGCAGCCTAACGCGGCCTTAAGGAAGTGCGTCAGGGTCCAGCTAGTTAAGAACAAGAAGGTCGTCACGGCTTTCGTGCCCCGTGACGGCGGGATACTGTTCATAGACGAGCACGACGAGGTTATAATAGAGGGCATAGGGGGTCCTAAGGGAAGGGCCATGGGCGACATACCCGGCGTCAAGTACAAGGTCATAGCTGTCAATGGCGTTTCGCTCGACGCGCTGTGGAAGGGCAAGAAGCAGAAGGTCAAGAGGTAG
- a CDS encoding NusA family KH domain protein, archaeal codes for MKRVAMGENKSDRIGLEELRYISILQDLTGAMVYRALEDDNDNRIIYLVDRNDVGKAIGRDGRNVKMLSKILNKNIEIVEYANDIDNMVRNLLPGVTVLKVEVTERDGLKTVYVKVKDDEKGKAIGRDGRNVKRARLVLNRLFNVDRVVIR; via the coding sequence GTGAAGCGCGTGGCCATGGGGGAGAACAAGAGCGATAGAATAGGCCTTGAGGAGCTTCGGTACATATCAATCCTCCAGGACCTCACGGGGGCCATGGTGTACAGGGCCCTCGAGGACGATAATGACAACAGGATAATATACCTCGTTGACAGAAACGACGTCGGTAAGGCCATAGGTAGGGACGGGAGGAACGTCAAGATGTTGTCAAAAATACTCAACAAGAACATCGAGATAGTTGAATACGCAAACGACATTGATAACATGGTTAGGAACCTTCTTCCTGGCGTGACGGTACTTAAAGTTGAGGTCACGGAGAGGGACGGCCTGAAGACCGTCTACGTTAAGGTGAAGGATGACGAGAAAGGTAAGGCCATAGGTAGGGACGGGAGGAACGTCAAAAGGGCCAGGCTGGTCCTGAACAGGCTCTTCAACGTTGACAGGGTCGTGATAAGGTGA
- a CDS encoding Ribosomal protein L30E: MPEAIALERELKAVMKSGKVVLGAKESLQLLLRNELKGLVIADNTPYEVRERLTYVARLNNVPVAIFKGTSAELGSVIGKPFKVSAIGIIDPGDSKIIDLLLEEQR; encoded by the coding sequence TTGCCTGAGGCCATAGCGCTTGAGAGAGAGCTGAAGGCTGTAATGAAGTCAGGTAAGGTTGTCTTAGGGGCCAAGGAGTCACTCCAGCTCCTTCTCAGGAATGAGCTTAAGGGTCTCGTAATAGCTGATAACACGCCATATGAGGTAAGGGAGAGGCTCACATATGTGGCCAGGCTTAATAACGTACCTGTCGCCATCTTTAAGGGGACCTCAGCAGAGCTGGGCTCGGTGATAGGCAAGCCATTTAAGGTATCAGCCATAGGTATCATAGACCCTGGCGACTCCAAGATAATTGACCTACTGCTCGAGGAGCAAAGGTGA
- a CDS encoding DNA-directed RNA polymerase, subunit A'': MMVRKGAKRKGQARKEQAKESLEVGEELKRKLDAAKEILPSKLFDELYKKVVDNNDLTLQQKVIAVEEAVRTYISAMVQPGEPVGVVAAQSIGEPGTQMTLRTFHYAGLMEFDVTLGLPRLIEIVDARHEPSTPLMKIYLEEKYASDPEKAREIARSIEYTTLANVVSEVSWSLGERTFIIRLDPEMMEDRGVTRDMVVDALERLRLGEVSEGEDEWTVVLEANKSALPDDYLFDEKTYDELVNKMKKAYIKGIKGIKRAIIQERVNEKAGKREYVIITEGSNLAEVMKVDGVDPLRVETNNIHEIAEVLGIEAARNAIIREIMDVLQSSGLDVDIRHVMLVADIMTWTGKVRQIGRLGIVGEKPSVLARAAFEVTVNQLYDAAVRGDAESFRGVTESIIAGLPPRVGTGLVITTVGVNALKSLQGNVPQASTEQS, translated from the coding sequence ATGATGGTCAGGAAGGGCGCTAAGCGTAAGGGGCAGGCCCGTAAGGAGCAGGCCAAGGAGAGCCTTGAGGTAGGTGAGGAGCTCAAGAGGAAGCTGGACGCCGCAAAGGAGATACTGCCTTCCAAGCTATTTGACGAGCTCTACAAGAAGGTAGTAGACAATAACGACCTCACGTTACAACAGAAGGTCATAGCCGTAGAGGAGGCCGTTAGGACATATATAAGCGCGATGGTTCAGCCGGGGGAGCCTGTTGGCGTTGTGGCAGCTCAGTCTATCGGGGAGCCAGGAACACAGATGACCCTCAGGACTTTCCACTACGCGGGCCTTATGGAGTTCGACGTGACCCTCGGACTGCCCAGACTCATAGAGATAGTTGACGCCAGACACGAGCCCTCCACGCCACTGATGAAGATATACCTCGAAGAGAAGTACGCCAGCGATCCCGAGAAGGCGAGGGAGATCGCTAGGTCCATAGAGTACACCACGCTAGCTAACGTGGTCTCCGAGGTCTCCTGGTCCCTCGGCGAGAGGACCTTCATCATAAGGCTTGACCCCGAGATGATGGAGGACCGTGGCGTCACTAGGGATATGGTCGTGGACGCTCTTGAGAGGCTGAGGCTGGGCGAGGTCAGCGAGGGTGAGGACGAGTGGACCGTAGTTCTTGAGGCCAACAAGAGCGCCTTACCTGACGACTACCTCTTTGACGAGAAGACCTACGACGAGCTGGTCAACAAGATGAAGAAAGCCTACATAAAGGGGATCAAAGGCATCAAGAGGGCCATAATCCAGGAGAGAGTTAACGAGAAGGCGGGCAAGAGAGAGTACGTGATAATTACGGAGGGTAGTAACCTAGCTGAGGTCATGAAGGTCGATGGAGTAGATCCGCTGCGCGTGGAGACGAACAACATACACGAGATAGCGGAGGTCCTCGGCATTGAGGCCGCGAGGAACGCAATCATAAGGGAGATCATGGATGTGCTTCAGAGCTCAGGCCTTGACGTTGACATAAGGCACGTCATGCTGGTCGCTGACATAATGACGTGGACAGGCAAGGTTAGGCAGATAGGGAGGCTCGGCATAGTTGGTGAGAAGCCTAGCGTCCTAGCCAGGGCCGCCTTTGAGGTCACGGTGAACCAGCTTTACGACGCAGCCGTAAGAGGGGACGCCGAGAGCTTCAGGGGCGTCACCGAGAGCATAATCGCCGGGCTCCCGCCGAGGGTCGGGACGGGCCTGGTTATCACAACAGTGGGGGTCAACGCTCTTAAATCCCTGCAGGGCAACGTCCCGCAGGCAAGCACTGAACAGAGCTAA
- a CDS encoding DNA-directed RNA polymerase subunit A' — MKAMSYGPYGGAEKYVISAIRFGLLSPREIREMAKVTVIRPELYESDGSPVMGGLRDPHFGAIEPGETCPVCGNRREACPGHFGKIDLARPVVLPHLGEKIYRTLQATCRNCGRVLIPPQRAAYMLSVYRRLRERWPILAEIFAEEVIKEASSTTECPHCGAKQYRIRFVKPYNFYEERPEGEVRLTPADVRERLEKIPDEDAELLGWNPKVARPEWAVLTVLPVPPLSVRPSITMETGLRAEDDLTHALVEIVRQNERLKNFTSSSAPESMIEEAWQTLQNVVAAYIDNELPNIFQLSHRGRKTLKTLAQRLKGKEGRLRGNLNGKRVNFSSRTVISPDPLLSINEVGVPVEVAKILTVPMVVTKYNIEEARMYVLNGPYTWPGATMVYKKREGVKIDLRYQRNLRQLAESLEPGDVVERHLVDGDIVLFNRQPSLHRMSIMGHRVRVMPGRTFRLNLLVCPPYNADFDGDEMNLHVPRLEEARAEAEELLLVEKHILTPRYGGPIIGGRQDYISGAYLLTVKTTLLDADTMGQLLAAAGYSNSELPEPAILKPRRLWTGKQLVSLFLPKDFNFRGRAKINAGDLKCDDESCFVDSYVVVYKGRLLEGVLDKNAIGAEQPGGVLHYLALEYGGEFARKFLDSVFRSFIRMLEIKGFTMSLEDIEVPGDARARIAEMVEKAKEDVMELIRQYREGSLEIIPGRTPEESLELKIIRRLQRLREEAGKLAIGYMDAFNNAFIMARTGARGSDINITQMAAMLGQQTVRGKRIVRGFRTRTLPHFRPGDLSPEARGFVVGNFRDGLRPHEVFYHAAGGREGLVDTAVKTSQSGYMQRRLINALQDLYVAYDGTVRDSMDDIVQFRYGEDGVDPQRTYHGEPVNVDRIVEKVKALGGGS, encoded by the coding sequence GTGAAGGCCATGTCGTATGGGCCATATGGCGGCGCTGAGAAATACGTGATCAGCGCCATAAGGTTTGGCCTCCTCAGTCCTCGCGAGATAAGGGAGATGGCTAAGGTCACGGTGATCAGGCCTGAGCTCTACGAGAGCGACGGCTCTCCCGTCATGGGTGGGCTCAGGGACCCGCACTTTGGCGCGATAGAGCCCGGCGAGACGTGTCCGGTCTGCGGGAACAGAAGGGAGGCTTGCCCTGGTCACTTCGGCAAGATAGACCTAGCCAGGCCCGTGGTGCTGCCTCACCTAGGAGAGAAGATATACAGGACGCTTCAGGCTACGTGCAGGAACTGCGGTAGGGTCCTGATACCGCCTCAGCGGGCAGCTTACATGCTCTCGGTTTACAGGAGGTTGAGGGAGAGGTGGCCGATCCTGGCAGAGATTTTCGCAGAGGAGGTAATTAAGGAGGCCTCGTCGACCACGGAGTGTCCCCACTGCGGCGCCAAGCAGTACAGGATCAGGTTCGTCAAGCCGTACAACTTCTATGAGGAGAGGCCAGAGGGCGAGGTGAGGCTGACGCCGGCTGATGTGAGGGAGAGGCTCGAGAAGATACCTGACGAGGACGCTGAGCTCCTTGGCTGGAACCCAAAGGTCGCCAGGCCTGAGTGGGCTGTCCTCACGGTTCTCCCTGTGCCCCCGCTTAGTGTGAGGCCCTCGATAACCATGGAGACGGGCCTGAGGGCCGAAGACGACCTGACTCACGCCTTGGTAGAGATAGTCAGGCAGAACGAGAGGCTGAAGAACTTTACCTCATCCAGCGCCCCTGAGTCGATGATAGAGGAGGCCTGGCAGACCCTCCAGAACGTGGTGGCCGCCTATATAGACAACGAGTTGCCCAATATATTCCAGCTCTCGCACAGGGGAAGGAAGACCCTCAAGACGCTGGCCCAGAGGCTGAAGGGCAAGGAGGGGAGGCTGAGGGGCAACCTTAACGGCAAGAGGGTGAACTTCTCCTCAAGGACCGTCATATCACCTGACCCGCTCCTGAGCATAAACGAGGTAGGAGTCCCCGTTGAAGTAGCGAAGATATTGACCGTGCCCATGGTTGTGACCAAGTATAACATAGAGGAGGCCAGGATGTACGTGCTCAACGGCCCCTACACCTGGCCTGGGGCCACCATGGTTTACAAGAAGCGGGAGGGCGTAAAGATAGACCTGAGGTACCAGAGGAACCTGAGACAGCTCGCCGAGAGCCTCGAGCCTGGCGACGTAGTGGAGAGGCACCTGGTGGACGGGGATATCGTGCTGTTCAACAGACAGCCTAGCCTCCACAGGATGTCAATCATGGGCCACAGGGTCCGCGTAATGCCGGGCAGGACCTTCAGGCTGAACCTCTTAGTGTGCCCGCCCTATAATGCCGACTTCGACGGGGACGAGATGAACCTCCACGTGCCGAGGCTGGAGGAGGCCAGGGCCGAGGCCGAGGAGCTGCTGCTTGTTGAAAAGCACATCCTGACGCCGCGCTACGGAGGCCCCATCATAGGGGGCAGGCAGGACTACATAAGCGGGGCCTACCTGCTGACTGTTAAGACGACACTTCTAGACGCAGATACAATGGGCCAGCTTCTGGCTGCCGCTGGGTACTCAAACAGTGAGCTGCCCGAGCCAGCGATACTTAAGCCCAGGAGGCTCTGGACCGGCAAGCAGCTCGTAAGCCTCTTCCTTCCGAAGGACTTCAACTTCAGGGGGAGGGCTAAGATAAACGCTGGCGACCTAAAGTGCGATGATGAGAGCTGCTTTGTGGACTCTTACGTGGTGGTTTACAAGGGGAGGCTTCTAGAGGGAGTGCTAGACAAGAACGCCATAGGGGCCGAGCAGCCCGGAGGCGTTCTCCACTATTTAGCGTTGGAGTACGGCGGCGAGTTCGCTAGGAAGTTCCTTGACAGCGTCTTTAGGTCCTTCATAAGGATGCTCGAGATAAAGGGCTTCACGATGTCCTTGGAGGACATAGAGGTCCCAGGCGACGCAAGGGCGAGGATAGCCGAGATGGTCGAGAAGGCCAAGGAGGACGTAATGGAGCTGATAAGGCAGTACCGCGAGGGGTCGCTCGAGATAATCCCTGGGAGGACCCCTGAGGAGAGCCTCGAGCTCAAGATAATCCGGAGGCTTCAGAGGCTGAGGGAGGAGGCCGGCAAGCTGGCCATAGGTTACATGGACGCGTTCAACAACGCCTTCATAATGGCCAGGACCGGCGCAAGGGGCAGCGACATTAACATAACCCAAATGGCCGCCATGCTGGGCCAGCAGACCGTAAGGGGCAAGAGGATAGTAAGGGGCTTCAGGACAAGGACTTTGCCTCACTTCAGGCCCGGCGACCTTTCGCCGGAGGCGAGAGGGTTTGTGGTTGGGAACTTCCGCGACGGACTCAGGCCGCACGAAGTGTTCTACCACGCAGCCGGTGGAAGGGAGGGACTTGTAGACACAGCGGTGAAGACGTCGCAGAGCGGCTATATGCAGAGGAGGCTCATTAACGCGCTCCAGGATCTCTATGTTGCCTATGATGGGACGGTCAGGGACTCCATGGACGACATTGTTCAGTTCAGGTACGGCGAAGACGGCGTGGACCCGCAGAGGACGTATCACGGCGAGCCAGTAAACGTGGACAGGATAGTTGAAAAGGTGAAGGCCCTAGGAGGTGGCTCATGA